In one Fusarium falciforme chromosome 5, complete sequence genomic region, the following are encoded:
- a CDS encoding Leukotriene A(4) hydrolase, with amino-acid sequence MSWLSFLKKPAFLRSSQATLTHNLRRTFATVNMATRDPSTLSNYSAWRTRHTTANFKIDFEDKCLKGSVTLQLESQTDKESKEIILDSRFVDISTVRINSAESKWELKDFSAPLGAPLHISVPEGAAKGEVIDLAIDLQTTSKCTALQWLTPAQTSNKKHPYMFSQCQAINARSIFPCQDTPDVKSTFTFKLTSSLPVVASGVPVGDHEATPGKEKLYEFEQKVPIPSYLFAVASGDIATASIGPRSVVATGPNELAGCKWELERDMEKFMEVAEKLVFPYKWGAYNVLVLPPSFPYGGMENPIYTFATPTIISGDRQNVDVIAHELSHSWSGNLVSNASWEHFWLNEGWTMYLERRIQAAIHGEPEFHFSAIIGWKALEDAVELFGKDHEYTKLIIKHEGLDPEDVYSTVAYEKGFHFVYYLERLVGRENFDKFIPHYFTKWSGKSLDSFEFKQTFLDFFNGLGDEEISKKIAEIDWDDKFYTPGLPPKPDFDTSLANMCYELANKWKDAGFEPSIKDVADFTANQKLVFLAEVQQFGALSPEQAQLMGKTYDFLSSKNVEILSAYYLIALKAQDSAIYQDAADLLGRVGRMKFVRPLFRALNKVDRQLALDTFEKNKDFYHPICKGMVEKDLGL; translated from the exons ATGTCGTGGCTCtcgttcctcaagaagcCCGCCTTTCTGCGAAGTTCGCAAGCTACACTCACTCACAACCTTAGACGAACATTCGCAACTGTCAACATGGCGACCCGAGATCCCAGCACCCTGTCCAACTATAGCGCTTGGCGGACACGCCATACCACGGCCAACTTCAAGATTGACTTTGAGGATAAGTGCCTCAAGGGATCTGTCACTCTTCAACTGGAATCTCAAACCGACAAGGAGAGCAAGGAGATTATCCTCGACTCTAGGTTCGTTGATATCTCCACTGTTCGCATCAACTCGGCCGAGTCCAAGTGGGAGTTGAAGGACTTCTCGGCGCCCCTCGGTGCCCCTCTTCACATCTCAGTTCCTGAAGGTGCAGCCAAGGGCGAGGTCATTGACCTTGCTATTGACCTCCAGACGACTAGCAAGTGCACTGCTCTGCAGTGGCTCACTCCCGCTCAGACCTCGAACAAGAAGCACCCGTACATGTTCTCCCAATGCCAGGCCATCAACGCTCGTTCCATCTTCCCCTGCCAGGACACCCCTGACGTCAAGTCTACCTTTACCTTTAAGCTCACCTCGTCCTTGCCGGTTGTTGCGAGTGGTGTCCCTGTTGGAGACCACGAGGCGACGCCTGGTAAAGAGAAGCTTTACGAGTTTGAGCAAAAGGTTCCCATCCCATCTTATCTCTTTGCCGTAGCCTCTGGCGATATTGCGACTGCATCGATTGGCCCTCGCAGCGTGGTGGCCACGGGTCCCAATGAGCTGGCGGGATGCAAATGGGAGCTTGAGCGGGATATGGAGAAGTTCATGGAGGTCGCAGAGAAGCTTGTTTTCCCCTACAAGTGGGGGGCTTACAACGTCCTTGTCTTGCCTCCAAGCTTTCCTTACGGAG GCATGGAGAACCCTATCTACACCTTTGCCACCCCTACAATTATCAGTGGCGACCGCCAGAATGTGGATGTCATTGCTCATGAGCTGAGCCACAGCTGGAGTGGCAACCTGGTTTCCAACGCGAGCTGGGAACACTT CTGGCTGAACGAGGGATGGACCATGTATCTCGAGCGTCGCATTCAGGCTGCTATCCATGGTGAACCGGAGTTCCACTTCTCTGCCATCATCGGCTGGAAGGCCCTCG AGGATGCCGTGGAGCTTTTCGGCAAGGATCACGAATacaccaagctcatcatcaagcacGAGGGCCTTGACCCTGAGGACGTCTACAGCACCGTTGCGTACGAGAAGGGCTTCCACTTCGTCTACTACCTTGAGCGCCTGGTTGGTCGCGAGAACTTTGACAAGTTCATCCCGCACTACTTTACCAAGTGGTCTGGAAAGTCCCTCGACTCGTTCGAGTTCAAGCAGACCTTCCTTGACTTTTTTAACGGtctcggcgatgaggagATTTCCAAGAAGATCGCCGAGATTGACTGGGATGACAAGTTTTACACACCTGGACTTCCCCCGAAGCCTGATTTCGACACCAGCCTAGCAAACATGTGCTACGAATTGGCAAACAAGTGGAAAGATGCC GGTTTTGAGCCCAGCATCAAGGATGTGGCGGACTTCACTGCAAACCAGAAGctcgtcttcttggccgaGGTGCAGCAGTTTGGCGCCCTCAGCCCAGAGCAGGCTCAGCTTATGGGCAAGACCTATGACTTCCTCTCTTCAAAGAACGTCGAGATCTTGTCAGCTTACTATCTGATCGCTCTCAAGGCCCAAGACTCAGCCATCTACCAAGACGCTGCCGATCTGCTCGGGCGGGTCGGTCGCATGAAGTTTGTGCGCCCTCTGTTCCGTGCGCTGAACAAGGTAGACCGACAGCTGGCATTGGACACTTttgagaagaacaaggactTTTACCATCCTATTTGCAAGGGAATGGTGGAGAAGGATCTTGGCCTTTAG
- a CDS encoding Uds1 domain-containing protein gives MAHIAKCIVDIDANHITKPTSQPANELKTSPQPEKPFTWRMQQPEPSRKYQLFPKERRLPILNSGKNPESEKAAPAPAAPSGSTNEKAEKQSVPNSFKKRLNQASLVRRRKISVPEIGPMTTVQELSMDSPTIPGRPPFHERSISAPGNSSRKHQLTDTFLYISSDDEGPDPREEKESRHPMPQGSIPISLKHLAPLVIPKSDAHSPLLRRQQSLNCFPTRNDSLRTGRNNVSPRSRTPYTPASSMPDLTTPKSASTNGASTGALPTPVSAPITESRPASPKPAEGRFTPTLTAEPSSVFRGHRRGGSESSSMTDRGRPRKRPDLRTNNGPIIQRTESKRSKSSEKKAFEKLPTGVKQADATQQLEQSELALLQKQAFAQVGRFEVLKSTDVEALSKELRHLDERTEYLRRTYNALRVGRRNLHSRICQYLRSPRVAKFSHDSMLKQEEALAELDASIDDWVNKLEQAENRRTRVRQKLLEHVAAAACLPVGGLPMTPEPQQQQAPSSTPSSGVGNISTPPRSPSKDTFTSPHSTSSPHNSPSPQRVVAQVPSTILEQPVIEEAETQEEEPEERPTAMASLKRSDVESIRIYAGDDVYALLADVENEITLMSKQASEPPSAVDMMETKRIALHRQRSHEMLNGLSIDNYAMKRRDISEPRAVSPLASPPTTRESEPAEDDIPLLTNTVYKP, from the exons ATGGCTCACATTGCCAAGTGCATCGTCGATATCGACGCCAACCATATAACTAAGCCAACGTCGCAGCCTGCAAACGAGCTG AAAACATCCCCCCAGCCCGAGAAGCCCTTCACCTGGAGAATGCAGCAACCCGAGCCATCCAGGAAGTATCAGCTCTTCCCCAAGGAGAGGCGATTGCCCATCCTCAACAGTGGCAAGAACCCGGAATCTGAGAAGGCTGCCCCGGCTCCCGCCGCCCCTTCAGGCTCGACGAACGAAAAAGCAGAGAAACAATCGGTTCCCAATAGCTTCAAGAAGAGACTCAACCAGGCCAGCTTGGTCCGACGCCGTAAGATCAGTGTACCCGAGATTGGACCTATGACAACTGTTCAAGAGCTTTCAATGGACTCAC CAACCATTCCTGGTCGCCCGCCGTTTCACGAGCGCTCTATTAGTGCTCCAGGCAACTCAAGCAGGAAGCACCAACTTACGGATACCTTCCTCTATATCTCTAGCGATGATGAAGGCCCTGATCCTCGCGAGGAGAAAGAGTCTCGCCATCCCATGCCTCAAGGCTCGATCCCCATCTCGCTCAAGCATCTTGCCCCATTGGTCATCCCCAAGTCTGATGCACACTCGCCCCTACTCCGACGCCAGCAATCTCTCAACTGCTTCCCCACGAGGAATGATTCGCTCAGAACTGGCCGTAACAATGTGTCGCCCAGAAGCCGAACTCCTTACACTCCCGCTTCCTCAATGCCCGATCTCACAACTCCCAAATCAGCATCGACCAATGGAGCTTCTACTGGAGCGCTACCAACTCCAGTTTCGGCACCGATAACCGAATCCCGACCTGCGTCCCCCAAGCCTGCAGAGGGTCGTTTCACTCCTACTTTGACGGCTGAACCGAGCAGCGTCTTTCGGGGTCACCGACGGGGCGGCTCTGAATCATCGAGCATGACGGACCGAGGTCGCCCACGAAAGAGGCCCGACTTGCGCACTAACAACGGACCAATTATCCAGAGGACAGAGTCCAAGAGGAGCAAGAGCtctgagaagaaggctttTGAGAAGCTCCCCACTGGTGTGAAACAAGCGGACGCCACACAGCAGCTCGAACAATCGGAGCTTGCTTTGCTTCAGAAGCAAGCCTTTGCTCAAGTGGGGCGATTCGAGGTGCTCAAGTCGACAGACGTTGAGGCGCTATCAAAGGAACTTCGTCACTTGGATGAGAGAACCGAGTACCTCCGTCGTACCTACAATGCTCTCCGTGTAGGCCGCCGAAACCTCCACTCGCGTATCTGCCAGTATCTGCGCTCTCCTCGCGTAGCCAAGTTTAGCCACGACTCGATGCTGAAGCAAGAGGAGGCGCTTGCCGAGCTGGATGCTTCTATTGACGACTGGGTCAACAAGCTAGAGCAAGCAGAGAACCGACGCACTCGTGTTCGCCAAAAGCTTCTTGAGCACGTTGCTGCAGCTGCTTGTCTCCCTGTCGGCGGATTGCCCATGACACCCGAgccacagcagcaacaggcaCCAAGCAGCACCCCCTCTTCAGGTGTCGGTAACATCTCAACACCCCCACGAAGCCCTTCCAAGGACACTTTCACATCTCCTCACAGCACAAGCAGCCCACACAACTCGCCCTCGCCCCAACGCGTTGTGGCTCAAGTCCCAAGCACCATCCTGGAGCAGCCTGTCATTGAGGAGGCAGAGAcacaggaggaggagcccgaGGAGCGCCCAACAGCCATGGCATCTTTGAAGCGATCCGACGTTGAGAGCATTCGAATCTATGCCGGAGACGACGTTTACGCTCTCCTGGCTGATGTTGAGAACGAAATCACTCTGATGAGCAAGCAAGCCAGCGAACCCCCATCGGCagtcgacatgatggagaCCAAACGGATCGCACTCCATCGTCAACGAAGCCACGAGATGCTCAATGGCTTGTCTATTGATAACTATGCCATGAAGCGAAGGGATATCTCTGAGCCTCGAGCAGTCTCTCCCTTGGCATCACCCCCAACGACCCGCGAAAGCGAGCCTGCTGAAGACGACATTCCCCTTCTCACGAATACTGTCTACAAGCCTTGA
- a CDS encoding PXA domain-containing protein translates to MNSTSIPDQDAHQQGANRPASPELKGEELNGSPASTQQIEKPVLTDKLVNGSVKETQSTNDDTTPEKPETTMNNTTADATCPSDEETPVAKVLHFLATATPGSLAGVAVGFAAFTYLTMGRLGLVLIGAFGGVVGFISWEARNPEVSRAVRGERGIDVIERLLESRNNKTEEKAEDSSDDEETAIKNFDEFRPETREALGGLVDAVIRDYVKWWYSPIIPADHSFPLACRKTLTSYLLAVSNHLSRKRPADAFLDLLTNSSSIIIVFMSELASAFAELPPDSSMTAADAVYNYLAANPDCHLANLLNQRQQAAKFKMVAEDLLGFLDRNAYNCDPARVFLREILANSVLEKTLQTCSQADWINGWIVYLLEAGEPDLNQAIDVGMQRGPEATAATNVFADLDGNVGNVGIAKPGRSSLENERARRKEPLGHKKKLSKAEEEMDDAMEEMKRMNQMIAEEDARRKRESVNSVKGSSTTSNANKRLSTTGEQSPRSTAYGERSLPSATSTEGFSTKSDIAPTPITPRSPMDSSSPESSPKGSEGTRFTSFDQIVPPGQDNEEDEPPKKAPLTLHNASITLHDDATGDKSRIRTKPTWDYWVQVEPSVAGYAGWMIVRRYNDFETLHEILRRIANISGATAFTELHKDLPDWKVHTRESLRGELERYLRDACWYQSLAESEGMKRFLEKSKGHTHSESKSGFGWESMGKGMLDVLTTAPKGAMEGGKTLVGGVTGVFGNFPGLSRKTTSQSVDLTSHSSRLSISTPPTRIDGMRSPARSARDSMDSQRSSVVSTQPGKMPPMERRPSYQSQSESDPELRMSRADRKETGSASASARPSREHSRAPSLAQLRSPSSASLDFTKLPPPPDQIADDYGSPEGNGDMQDKMNDSILNQQHGRKGSQQIPTPPPSVSGGKRLSLKPARQYAQLSEPETRVAVELLFAVINEMYTLSSAWNIRRTLLTAAKSFLLRPGNPSLLTVQSLIQKSVIDANTSDAGLAHQLRKIRENMMPTEQELAAWPAELTADEKEKLRVKARRLLIQSGLPAALMGVMGQAATGEALGRVFDCLQIEEVARGLLFGLILQVVRIVTH, encoded by the coding sequence ATGAATTCAACTTCAATCCCCGACCAAGATGCGCATCAGCAAGGTGCCAACCGCCCGGCTTCGCCAGAGCTCAAGGGCGAAGAGCTGAATGGCTCACCAGCTTCAACTCAACAAATCGAGAAGCCAGTGCTGACGGACAAGCTGGTCAATGGTTCCGTCAAAGAGACACAATCAACAAACGATGATACGACCCCTGAGAAGCCCGAGACGACAATGAATAATACGACCGCCGACGCAACATGCCCTTCCGATGAAGAGACACCTGTCGCCAAGGTCCTCCACTTTCTAGCTACTGCGACTCCTGGTTCCCTTGCTGGTGTAGCAGTCGGCTTCGCTGCCTTCACATACCTGACCATGGGACGACTGGGCCTCGTTCTTATCGGCGCATTCGGCGGTGTCGTGGGCTTCATCTCTTGGGAAGCTCGAAATCCAGAAGTCTCTAGAGCAGTccgaggagaacgaggcatCGACGTTATCGAACGGCTGCTAGAATCCAGAAACAACAAGACAgaggagaaggccgaggacagcagcgacgatgaagagacaGCTATCAAAAACTTTGACGAGTTCCGCCCTGAGACTCGGGAAGCCCTTGGAGGACTCGTCGACGCCGTTATTAGGGACTACGTCAAATGGTGGTACAGCCCGATCATTCCGGCTGACCATTCATTCCCTCTGGCCTGTCGCAAGACGCTCACCTCGTATCTTCTCGCCGTCTCTAATCACCTGAGCCGTAAGAGACCCGCAGACGCAttcctcgacctcctcacCAACTCGTCATCGATCATCATCGTATTCATGTCCGAGCTCGCATCCGCCTTTGCCGAACTGCCCCCCGACAGCAGCATGACAGCGGCCGACGCCGTCTACAACTACCTTGCCGCCAATCCCGACTGCCACCTAGCCAATCTTCTAAACCAGCGCCAGCAGGCGGCCAAGTTCAAGATGGTGGCGGAAGACTTGCTTGGCTTTCTCGATCGTAACGCATACAACTGCGATCCTGCCCGTGTTTTCTTGCGTGAGATTCTTGCGAACTCGGTTCTTGAGAAGACGCTACAAACATGTAGCCAAGCTGATTGGATCAACGGATGGATTGTGTATCTCCTCGAAGCCGGCGAACCTGACTTGAACCAGGCCATTGATGTTGGCATGCAGCGTGGCCCTGAGGCGACCGCTGCCACGAATGTGTTTGCGGATTTAGACGGCAATGTCGGAAACGTCGGTATCGCAAAGCCGGGACGCAGCTCACTCGAGAACGAAAGAGCTCGAAGAAAGGAGCCCCTTGGtcacaagaagaagctgagcaaggcagaggaggaaATGGATGACGCCATGGAAGAAATGAAGCGCATGAACCAAATGATTGCTGAGGAAGACGCAAGACGAAAGCGCGAGTCGGTCAATTCTGTGAAGGGATCCAGCACAACATCAAACGCCAACAAGAGACTATCCACCACGGGTGAACAATCTCCCAGGTCTACAGCGTATGGCGAAAGGTCTCTCCCATCGGCAACGTCAACCGAGGGCTTTTCTACCAAGAGCGATATTGCCCCGACTCCGATTACGCCACGATCACCCATGGACTCCTCGAGCCCTGAATCATCTCCTAAGGGATCAGAGGGAACCCGCTTCACGAGCTTTGACCAGATTGTGCCTCCGGGCCAAGAcaacgaagaagatgagccgCCTAAGAAAGCGCCTCTTACCCTCCATAATGCATCCATCACCCTGCACGATGATGCCACGGGCGACAAGAGTCGTATCCGTACCAAGCCTACCTGGGACTACTGGGTCCAAGTCGAGCCATCCGTGGCTGGCTATGCTGGATGGATGATTGTACGAAGGTATAATGATTTCGAGACTTTGCATGAAATCTTGAGGCGGATTGCCAACATCTCGGGCGCCACGGCTTTCACCGAGCTTCACAAGGACCTACCAGACTGGAAAGTCCACACTCGCGAGTCACTCCGTGGCGAGCTGGAGAGGTATCTCCGAGATGCCTGTTGGTACCAAAGTCTGGCCGAGAGTGAAGGCATGAAGCGATTTCTGGAAAAGTCTAAGGGGCATACACACAGTGAATCCAAGTCTGGCTTCGGGTGGGAGTCAATGGGCAAGGGCATGCTGGACGTGCTCACAACGGCGCCCAAGGGTGCCATGGAGGGAGGCAAGACCTTGGTTGGAGGCGTTACAGGAGTTTTTGGCAACTTTCCGGGCCTCAGCAGGAAGACTACGAGCCAGTCTGTAGATTTGACGAGCCACTCAAGCAgactctccatctcgacaCCTCCGACTCGAATCGATGGTATGCGATCTCCAGCTCGCTCGGCACGAGACAGCATGGACAGCCAGCGGTCGTCAGTTGTATCCACGCAGCCTGGAAAGATGCCCCCCATGGAGCGTCGTCCTAGCTACCAGTCGCAGAGTGAGTCGGATCCAGAGCTACGCATGAGCCGAGCAGACCGTAAGGAGACCGGGTCGGCATCAGCAAGTGCTCGTCCTAGTCGGGAGCATAGCCGTGCGCCGAGCCTTGCACAGCTACGATCTCCTTCATCAGCCAGTCTCGACTTTACGAAGCTGCCACCTCCACCTGATCAGATCGCGGACGACTATGGATCGCCCGAAGGCAACGGTGATATGCAAGACAAGATGAACGATAGCATCCTGAACCAGCAGCACGGACGCAAGGGCTCACAGCAGATCCCGACACCTCCTCCGTCTGTCTCGGGAGGCAAGAGGTTATCTCTGAAGCCTGCCAGGCAGTATGCCCAACTCTCAGAGCCTGAGACACGGGTTGCAGTTGAGCTGCTATTTGCCGTCATCAATGAGATGTACACGCTGTCTTCGGCATGGAACATCCGACGCACCCTGCTGACGGCAGCCAAGTCATTCTTGCTTCGCCCCGGCAACCCGTCCCTCTTGACGGTCCAGTCGCTGATCCAAAAGTCCGTCATCGACGCAAACACATCGGACGCGGGTCTGGCTCACCAGCTGCGCAAGATCCGGGAGAACATGATGCCGACAGAACAAGAGCTTGCCGCCTGGCCTGCGGAACTTACAGCagacgagaaggagaagctccgAGTCAAGGCCCGTCGTCTGCTCATCCAGAGCGGCCTGCCAGCTGCGCTGATGGGCGTGATGGGTCAGGCTGCGACAGGCGAGGCACTCGGCCGAGTGTTTGACTGTCTACAGATCGAAGAGGTGGCTCGGGGACTGCTCTTTGGGCTGATCCTACAAGTTGTGCGAATTGTGACACACTGA
- a CDS encoding PC4 domain-containing protein, which yields MARMATKKRAAESDSSDAEVAPKAVKRTKSSGSGPAPDGKDDEGHPYWELSNKRRIGVSQFKKMSFINIREYYDKDGKTLPGKKGISLSVEQYNALVKAIPAINAALRAQGEKVEEPEDEAESALVPVSKPKKERKRSPKANIEATSDEEE from the exons ATGGCCCGCATGGCGACCAAGAAGCGCGCCGCTGAATCTGACTCGAGCGACGCCGAAGTTGCCCCCAAGGCAGTCAAGAGGACGAAGAGCTCTGGATCCGGCCCAGCTCCAGACGGCAAGGATGACGAAGGTCATCCATACTGGGAG CTCTCCAACAAGCGCCGGATTGGCGTCTCTCAGTTCAAGAAGATGAGCTTCATCAACATCCGAGAATATTAcgacaaggatggcaagactCTTCCCGGTAAGAAG GGTATCTCCCTTTCTGTTGAGCAGTACAATGCCCTCGTCAAGGCCATTCCAGCCATCAATGCCGCCCTTCGCGCACAAGGCgagaaggttgaggagcCCGAGGATGAGGCCGAGAGCGCTCTCGTGCCTGTGTcgaagcccaagaaggagaggaagagatctcCCAAGGCCAACATCGAGGCAACcagtgatgaagaggaaTGA
- a CDS encoding MFS domain-containing protein, which translates to MRISWRLGSGYVESVDDYIGVLVPLDEAHLFSQVAKSKKSSENEKVEGELDDLEAKEEREGMLGGDPGEYTIEGLRKEMREGRQGRWTTYEIKSKLMNKAVGDIGMGSYNWQLFVLCGCGWFADNLWMQGVSLTLPSLSAEFGVDEKTVRYTTSALFVGLSIGSFFWGIGSDFLGRRIAFNMTLLITSIFGIMAAYAQSWGGVCFFYAALGFGVGGNLPVDGALFLEFLPDASSALLTLLSVWWPIGQLASSLVAWYFVANWPVEQGWRYFLVTIGVITFAMFVVRFFIFHLFESPKFLLNKGRQHEAVAVIHGLAYRNGTKTWLTSDLLDQVALEDDEEGIPRVTEQRRPKQSAADALREKLRSISGERLRPLFKNKTLGLATALIWFSWASIGMGYPLFNAFLPQYFARTHADSNEGFQSETDTISAETYRNYAIASIMGVPGSLLAAFLVDHPSPFFGRRGTLASSTLLSAIFLFLFVFYGTTSTAQLLMSCVEAFAQNIMYGVLYAFTPEIFPAPVRGAGTGVASFLNRVTGLMAPVLAATVPGDGATTPIIMSAVLILSAFIAICLIPIETRGAQRL; encoded by the exons ATGAGAATCTCGTGGCGCCTGGGCTCGGGGTACGTCGAGTCAGTGGATGATTACATCGGCGTCTTGGTGCCGTTGGATGAGGCCCATCTCTTCAGCCAAGTGGCCAAGTCGAAAAAGTCTTCCGAGAATGAAAAGGTTGAGGGCGAACTCGATGACctggaggccaaggaggagcgcGAAGGCATGCTTGGGGGTGATCCTGGCGAGTACACCATCGAGGGTCTACGAAAGGAGATGAGGGAAGGGCGACAAGGACGATGGACGACATATGAGA TCAAATCAAAACTCATGAACAAGGCGGTTGGGGATATCGGCATGGGAAGTTACAATTGGCAGCTGTTTGTGCTCTGCGGCTGCGGATGGTTCGCCGATAACCTCTGGATGCAGGGAGTCTCCCTCACTCTCCCATCTCTATCAGCCGAGTTTGGCGTCGACGAAAAGACGGTTCGATACACGACCAGCGCCCTGTTTGTCGGCCTCTCCATcggcagcttcttctggggCATCGGCTCCGACTTTCTGGGCCGTCGCATCGCCTTCAACATGACCCTCCTCATCACCAGCATCTTTGGTATCATGGCCGCCTACGCCCAGAGCTGGGGTGGTGTCTGCTTCTTCTACGCCGCTCTCGGTTTCGGTGTCGGTGGCAATCTCCCCGTCGACGGCGCCCTGTTCCTCGAGTTCCTCCCCGACGCCTCCAGCGCTCTCCTGACGCTCCTGTCCGTGTGGTGGCCCATCGGTCAGCTTGCCTCCTCGCTCGTTGCGTGGTACTTTGTCGCCAACTGGCCCGTTGAACAGGGCTGGAGGTACTTTTTAGTCACCATTGGCGTCATCACATTTGCCATGTTTGTCGTccgcttcttcatcttccacCTATTCGAGTCGCCCAAGTTCCTCCTCAACAAGGGCCGACAGCACGAGGCCGTCGCTGTCATCCACGGACTGGCCTACCGTAACGGCACAAAGACGTGGCTTACTTCGGACCTGCTTGATCAAGTTGCccttgaggatgacgaggagggtaTTCCTCGTGTGACGGAGCAGCGAAGGCCAAAGCAGTCTGCTGCGGATGCTCTCCGTGAGAAGCTCCGGTCCATTTCCGGAGAACGTCTGCGTCCCCTATTCAAGAACAAGACTCTTGGACTCGCCACGGCGCTCATCTGGTTCTCCTGGGCCAGTATCGGCATGGGTTATCCTCTCTTTAACGCCTTTCTTCCTCAGTACTTTGCCCGTACACACGCCGACTCGAACGAGGGCTTTCAGTCTGAGACGGACACCATCTCAGCAGAGACATATCGCAACTATGCTATAGCCTCCATCATGGGCGTCCCCGGCTCTCTACTAGCCGCCTTTCTCGTCGACCACCCATCCCCCTTCTTCGGCCGTCGAGGAACGCTTGCCAGCTCTACTCTTCTTtccgccatcttcctcttcctctttgtcTTCTACGGCACGACCTCGACTGCCCAGCTGCTCATGTCGTGCGTCGAGGCGTTTGCCCAGAATATCATGTACGGCGTCCTCTACGCCTTCACGCCCGAGATCTTCCCTGCCCCCGTCCGCGGTGCTGGTACCGGCGTGGCCAGCTTCCTCAACCGCGTCACCGGCCTCATGGCACCTGTCCTGGCGGCTACAGTTCCCGGTGATGGTGCTACTACACCCATCATCATGTCCGCTGTCCTGATCTTGTCAGCCTTTATTGCCATTTGCTTGATCCCTATCGAGACAAGAGGTGCTCAGCGCCTGTAA
- a CDS encoding Cytochrome b561 domain-containing protein codes for MLLRNLWRAALAATAVLPFSIAKDKDEGGQSTFVSPDGNVAFAIDIGENIDTEVYWSLRVKKDLSWGAVGLGSPDMPGALYLIIYKHPDGSSVTFSPRTAYGHYEPKFYEDMKYEILESRSGIKGDYMYMTVRCMERCRSWPAKDTSGGVLDVYDTNKAIYAYGPKEGYHSKEQDAPLKYHKGYGVFQIDVGRTHGKSELPSINDSTTNVGSKLLSEDGFKPKPNWMSPVHGVFMVLSIVLLMPVGVVLLRSGGGVKWHALNQVIATVGVFAGFGIGVANSFYYQRSRSFNDPHQVIGFIVAGLLLGQFGLGVMHHTQFKKTKAPTKYGRVHLWVGRIILFLGTLNAFMGFTLALNRKWGMLLAILIIFICLTSLILIYGRRYIENRRRGPRGPGLAGPHGYSAEPWRQQPPQHMGYPSEPPPGYEPPSNQPIGLAPLSPASPSPWRSEAKDDESDLNIGREQRPREFT; via the exons ATGTTGCTTCGCAACCTATGGCGTGCCGCCCTGGCTGCGACAGCAG TCCTGCCATTCTCCATCGCCAAAGACAAGGATGAGGGCGGCCAATCCACCTTTGTCTCGCCAGACGGCAATGTCGCTTTTGCCATCGACATTGGCGAGAACATCGACACCGAAGTCTACTGGAGCCTGCGCGTCAAGAAGGACCTGTCATGGGGCGCCGTCGGCCTCGGAAGCCCGGACATGCCGGGAGCTCTCTATCTCATCATCTACAAGCACCCCGACGGGTCGAGCGTCACCTTTTCGCCCCGTACCGCCTACGGACACTACGAGCCCAAGTTCTATGAAGACATGAAGTACGAAATCCTCGAATCCAGGTCAGGTATTAAGGGCGACTACATGTACATGACAGTCCGGTGCATGGAGCGTTGCCGCAGCTGGCCAGCCAAGGATACGAGCGGAGGAGTGCTAGATGTATACGAcaccaacaaggccatctACGCATACGGGCCCAAAGAGGGTTACCACAGCAAAGAGCAGGACGCGCCGCTCAAGTATCACAAGGGCTATGGCGTATTTCAGATTGACGTGGGGAGGACGCACGGCAAGTCTGAGCTGCCGTCCATCAACGACTCTACCACCAACGTCGGCTCCAAGCTCCTCTCAGAGGATGGGTTCAAGCCGAAACCGAACTGGATGTCGCCAGTCCATGGCGTCTTTATGGTCCTATCCATTGTCCTCCTCATGCCCGTTGGTGTGGTCTTGCTTAGATCGGGAGGCGGCGTCAAGTGGCATGCTCTGAACCAGGTCATTGCCACGGTTGGCGTGTTTGCTGGCTTTGGAATCGGGGTGGCCAATAGTTTCTACTATCAGCGA TCACGCAGCTTCAACGATCCTCACCAGGTCATTGGATTCATCGTTGCTGGCTTACTGCTGGGACAATTTGGCCTGGGAGTCATGCACCACACTCAGTTTAAGAAGACCAAAGCGCCTACAAAATACGGCAGGGTTCATCTCTGGGTTGGTCGCATCATTCTCTTCCTGGGCACCCTCAATGCCTTCAT GGGCTTTACCTTGGCTTTGAACCGGAAATGGGGCATGCTTCTGGctatcctcatcatctttaTCTGCCTCACTAGCCTCATTCTCATTTACGGCCGCCGATATATCGAAAatcgacgccgaggaccCCGAGGTCCTGGGCTTGCAGGTCCCCATGGCTACAGCGCCGAGCCCTGGAGACAACAGCCTCCCCAGCACATGGGCTACCCTTCGGAGCCTCCCCCCGGCTACGAGCCCCCTTCGAACCAGCCAATTGGGCTTGCTCCTCTGTCACCTGCATCGCCGTCGCCGTGGAGGTCGGAGGCCAAGGATGATGAGTCGGATCTGAACATTGGGCGTGAACAACGACCGAGGGAATTTACTTGA